The sequence below is a genomic window from Chondrinema litorale.
AAAGGTAAATATTGTAAGTCCGGGATATTTAAAAGAGCAAAATATCGATTTACCCGAAGGAGCTTTTCAAGACGAAGTAGAAACAGTGGTTTTCTTATTGGTGAATGATGAACTAAAAGGATATATCGCCTTGGCTGATGAAATAAGAGAAGATGCTTTTGAGGCAGTTAAAACATTAAAAGAGCAAAATATTAAAGTGCTGATGGCTACAGGTGATAATGAAAAGACAGCCAAAGCAGTGAGTGATAAATTGCAATTAGATGGCTATTATGCGGAAGTTCTGCCAGAAGATAAGCAGCAAATTATTAAAGACCTACAAAGCAAAAAAGAAGTAGTTGCCATGACTGGCGATGGTGTAAACGATGCACCGGCTTTGGCTCAAGCTAACATAGGTATCGCAGTCGGTTCAGGAACTGATGTAGCGGCTGCCACTGCCGATATTGTTTTGGTTAACAGCAACCCGAAAGATATTGCAGCACTTATTTTATTTGGCTCAGCCACTTATAAAAAAATGGTGCAAAATCTGTTTTGGTCTGCTGGTTATAATATTATTGCAATACCATTAGCGGCTGGGGTATTAGCTCCAATTGGAATTATTTTGAGTCCGGCAGTAGGTGCAGTGCTAATGAGTTTAAGTACAGTAATAGTTGCGGTAAATGCCCAGCTACTTAAAAAACAAATGAAAGTTTAAAATCTTGATGAAACTCAATTTATTAGTAATAAAGACGGAAAATCCCGAAATGCTCAAAATGCAATATGAGTGTTTCGGGATTTCTTTTGAATATCATCAACATGGCAAAGAACCTTTCCACTATGCTGCTGAAATAGACGGATTAGTTTTCGAGATTTATCCACTACCAAAATCTATTATTCGAGCTGAAAGCTTTAATAAAGCCAACAATCTATTAGACCAAACTCGACTTGGTTTTACAGTAAGAAATCTAGATGCTTTAGTTAAGCAATTGGAAGCTAGTAATTGGGAAATAATATCAACACCCAAAGAAATGCCTTGGGGAAAAGTCGCAATTATAGCAGATTTAGATGGTAGAAAAGTCGAATTAAAAGAAACATTGTAATCACCCATTTTAAGATGATTCTTAAATTAATCGTCTTTTTCTGTTAGTTTAGGAAATATTTTAACCATTAATCAACCTATGAGCTATACAAAATTTAGAGACAATAATATTACTGAAGAATTAGATCGCCAGTTTAACCTATTTTACCTCTCATTACACAGAAGTAAGAAAAGCAAAGGACTTATTTCTAATAAAAAGGAACTTGAGTTAGACTATAATAAAGTCAGTAACATTGCCATTTACGATATCGCTAACGATAAGACCAGCTATTTTTTTGATAAGGTTGAAGACGATGTAGAGATTACCCATTTTCTCTATGAAAAAAGCTATTGTGAAGAAGACCAACGAATAACCTATAATAGAATTAGCGGTAAGGTTAAAAATATCACTGATATTGCCAAAAGAGAACTTTACAATCGAGTAGTAATTTGCCAACTCAATGAAACTACCTTGGTAAAAAAGCTTTGGAGTTTTAAAAAGAATGGAGAAGATAAAAAGCTAATTACCGAAATGGACGCGGCAACCGATTGGCGAATCGATGCCTACAACCTCAAAATTATCACCTTTAAGCGCTACGAAAGCAAAGTTGAATTTAATGAGTTTGGTTACTGATTTATAAAGCTTTGCAATGTCAAAATTCAAAAAAGTTCTAAATCTGTTTTTATGTATAACTCTGATAGTTACATTCTCAAAATGTACATGTGAGCAAACTGAATTTAATTGGAATGGCATCAGGCCAGAAGTTAGGGCAGATGTTGAACTCTTTGAAGGTTTTGAAAGAATTGCCACCAATTATATTAGTAGAGGAGGTGAAACCCCTAATGAATGGTATTTGAAGAGTGCTATTATGCAAAATGCTACTGAAAAGGAGCTTATCAGTCTAACAGATTACCCAGTAAGTTCAATTCGAGCAGTTGCATTAGATGCACTTTTAAAAAGACCAAATACAGATCATTACAAATGGATAATGAAAGCGCTAAACGATACTACTGGATTTTTTGAGTTTCAAGTAGGTTGTATAAGTGATGTTCAAATGGTAGGAGAATATATAATACAAAGTAATTCAATTGTTAAGATTGATTCTCTTTTTCTTCCACCACCACCAATTCAATCGAAAAAGATATTTTTCTCAAAAGAGCAATTAGAAAGCATCAAAGTATTATATAAAGAAATGCTAGCAAGAAAATGGGAATATTATTATGATTTTTATAAAGATGAAATGGTTGAGTTTGAACTAGAGTAACCCTAGTTATATATGAGTTATAATGAATTTTTTTAAGATGAAAGTCACCATCACTTCTATTGAATTAAAAGGCCCGCTTAAATTTTTTGCGCTATCGGCAGAAGCCTTACAAATTCTTAAACAGTTGAAGGCTTCACACTGTAAAGCATTTAAAAAAAGAGGAATTTGGACAATGCATTATACCATGACACTATGGAATGATGAAAGTGAATTAAAGACCTTTGCCAAAAGCGGTGCCCATTTAGAAGCCATGCACAAAAGTAAAAGCATCGCAAAAGAAATTAGAACCATCACTTTAGATATGGACAGCCTTCCTGATTGGAATACCGCCAAGCAACTTTTGAAAGATGCGAATGTGCTTAGATTTTGATGTTATCACCAAAAAAAAGTAAATATACCTTGAGATGTTATTAGAGAAATTAAATACGTTTAAGGTTAAATGATATTTTAACTTTAAATAATTATATGAATAAGCAAATTATTTTTCTTTGCCTTTTTATTTTAAGCCAACTTACTGCTTTCTCTCAATCACTGGAGGATATTATTTTAGAATCAATTAGCGAAGTTGAAAAAGGAAATTTTACAACTGCATTAGAAAAATATAATTTAGGTATTTCTAAATATCCTAATGAACCAGTTCTATATGTTCTTAAAGGAGAGCTGTTTACAAAATATAATAGGAAGTTAACAATGGATCCTGAGGTTTATAATAATGCTTTAGAGCAATATAACCTTGCTTTGGAAATAGATTCAACTTATGCTCCTGCCTATAATTCAAGAGGATTACTAAATGTATTTCACCAAAAATTTGATCTTGCAATAAGTGATTTTACAAATGTTCTAAAATATGCAGAAGATGATGCTGAAATTCAATTTAATGTTTTTATGGCAAGAGGAGGAGCAAAATCGTATTCAAAAGATTATAAAGGAGCGATTGCTGATTATAATGAAGCTATTAAAATTAGGCCAAATAGTGCTGGTATTTATATTAATTTAGGTGCAATACATGCAAATCTAAAGGATTATAAAAAAGCAGAAAAAAATTACCAAAAAGCACTTGAAATTGAACCTGAGAACGGTTATGCATTGAATAATTTTGGCATGTTTTATATACGCCAAAAAAATTACAATAAAGCTGTAGAAATACTCCAACAAGCTATTAAAATTACAAGTGACGATCCTCTCTTACATAACAACTTAGGTTTTGCAAAACTGAAATTAGGTGAACCTGATGATGCACTTATTCTAATAAATAAGTCTATATCGATATATCCTCAAAATTCCTATGCATTTAAAAACAGAGCATTGGTATATATCGCAAAAAATGAAATTGAAAAGGCTTGTGCTGACTTAACTAAAGCAAATGAACTAGGATACAGTATTACTTACAACAATGAAGTAAACGAATTATTAGATAAAAACAACTGTAAAGATTAGTTTTAAAGCAATCTAATTTTTTAACTTTTGCCCACAATGAACTTCAGCAAAATACCAAATATCATTAAAGGCATACGGAAGTATTATCAGGTGTCAGATGAGTCTTTAAAAGAAGTCACTGGGTATTTTGTTGAAAATAGTTTTGCTAAAAATCATTTATTAACTCGCGCTGGAGTAAAAGATAATTTTGTTTACTTTATTGAAAAAGGTTGCTTGAGAACTTATTTGCTTATAGATGGAAAAGAAGTAACCAATTGGTTTAGTCAAGAAGGTGAGATCACCTTTTCTTCTAATGCTCTCTACCACCAAACTCCCGGCTTCGATTATGTAGAAGTGTTGGAAGATGCTCAGATTTTTACAATTCCCATCAAAAAGCTCAATGAACTATACGAAACAAATATTGAGATTACTAACTGGGCGAGGGTAATCCATCAAGAAGTACTTTTAAAAATGCAGACTTTACGCATCGATCGCTTATCGCTTTCTGCCAAAGAAAGGTACGATAAGTTTCTACTAGAAAATCCCGGATTAATCAATAGAGTAAATTTGGGTTATGTGGCTTCTTATTTAGGCGTTACGCAACAATACCTTAGTAATTTGCGAGCCAATCAACGATTTTAATATAGATGAAATTTTAAGGGCTTTTTCATGCTTATTTTTGGTTTTCAATAAAACAATA
It includes:
- a CDS encoding VOC family protein, with product MKLNLLVIKTENPEMLKMQYECFGISFEYHQHGKEPFHYAAEIDGLVFEIYPLPKSIIRAESFNKANNLLDQTRLGFTVRNLDALVKQLEASNWEIISTPKEMPWGKVAIIADLDGRKVELKETL
- a CDS encoding DUF3291 domain-containing protein encodes the protein MKVTITSIELKGPLKFFALSAEALQILKQLKASHCKAFKKRGIWTMHYTMTLWNDESELKTFAKSGAHLEAMHKSKSIAKEIRTITLDMDSLPDWNTAKQLLKDANVLRF
- a CDS encoding tetratricopeptide repeat protein: MNKQIIFLCLFILSQLTAFSQSLEDIILESISEVEKGNFTTALEKYNLGISKYPNEPVLYVLKGELFTKYNRKLTMDPEVYNNALEQYNLALEIDSTYAPAYNSRGLLNVFHQKFDLAISDFTNVLKYAEDDAEIQFNVFMARGGAKSYSKDYKGAIADYNEAIKIRPNSAGIYINLGAIHANLKDYKKAEKNYQKALEIEPENGYALNNFGMFYIRQKNYNKAVEILQQAIKITSDDPLLHNNLGFAKLKLGEPDDALILINKSISIYPQNSYAFKNRALVYIAKNEIEKACADLTKANELGYSITYNNEVNELLDKNNCKD
- a CDS encoding Crp/Fnr family transcriptional regulator, which translates into the protein MNFSKIPNIIKGIRKYYQVSDESLKEVTGYFVENSFAKNHLLTRAGVKDNFVYFIEKGCLRTYLLIDGKEVTNWFSQEGEITFSSNALYHQTPGFDYVEVLEDAQIFTIPIKKLNELYETNIEITNWARVIHQEVLLKMQTLRIDRLSLSAKERYDKFLLENPGLINRVNLGYVASYLGVTQQYLSNLRANQRF